GTCACTGGCGCCGCGAGAATCTGTATGTGGTGCGCTGTCATAATGAGACATTAATAAAAGCGTCTGACCGGTACCGTCACCGGGTATTTTTGTAATTATATTTTCGGCTCTGCTTAGTGCTCCCCAGCCCGGTTTGTAAGCAAAATCACTCTGTATTTCTACTTCAAGTCCTAACTTTTCTAAGGTTTTTACAACGTAATCCTGTACGTTTTGATGTGCCGGCATTCCTACTGCATGAGGCATTTGCGCTAAAGAATCTACATATGCTTGTGCGCGTAATGTAGAAAATTGTATTAACGGGGTGTCTGCACCCGATATATTTTGCGGTTTATGTGTGTAAAAACTGAAATAGAGAAGTCCTAAAATCAGTAAAAAGGAAAGTATAGCGGCGTAGTTTGTTTTCATAAAAGGGTATTGTGCGTTAAAGGTAGTAGGAATACCTATTACCCGCAACTCTAAAAATATAAGGGCTTAGGCTACAAAAATCATTTTCTGATTTTTAAAAAAATTAACTAACTTAAGGAATCTAAAATCTAATCATATGGGAATCAAGAGTTTTATGGGCAAGCGCTCAAAGGTTGTGGAAGAAGAAGTAAACATCACGGTGGCAGATTATATGACCCGTAAATTAATCACATTTACTCCAGATCAATCGATTATGGAGGTTATGCAAAAACTCATTAAAAATCGCATTTCAGGAGCTCCTGTTGTCAATGAAAACAATGAGTTGCTGGGTGTTATTTCTGAAGGAGATTGTATTAAACATATTTCAGATAGCCGGTATCATAACCTGCCTATGCTTAATGCTACAGTAGGTCAAAATATGGCGATTGATGTAGAAACCATAGACGGAAATA
The sequence above is a segment of the Leeuwenhoekiella sp. MAR_2009_132 genome. Coding sequences within it:
- a CDS encoding CBS domain-containing protein; its protein translation is MGIKSFMGKRSKVVEEEVNITVADYMTRKLITFTPDQSIMEVMQKLIKNRISGAPVVNENNELLGVISEGDCIKHISDSRYHNLPMLNATVGQNMAIDVETIDGNMNVFDAARFFIERKHRRFPIVEDGKLVGQISQMDVIKAALQLKGATWK